A region from the Saccharomonospora azurea NA-128 genome encodes:
- a CDS encoding DEAD/DEAH box helicase yields the protein MTDTAETRARRLLRRATAGVPEDDYPVTHIADLPARHARATDWPGWVPDAVLAAVTATGVDRPWEHQVEAASTAWSGHNVVVATGTSSGKSLAYQLPVLSRLATDGRATALYLSPTKALAGDQLRSVSDMDVQGVRPARYDGDTPQSERGWVRDHARWVFTNPDMLHRGILPAHPRWARFFRGLSYVVVDECHGYRGVFGSHVALLLRRLRRIARRYGADPVFVLASATTAEPAEFAGRLLGADCVAVTDDASPHGARTVALWEPPLLGELAGENDAPVRRSAGAEAARILAELVIEGARTLAFVRSRRGAELTALGAQRILAEVAPELADKVAAYRAGYLPEERRALESALLDGELLGVATTNALELGVDISGLDAVVIAGYPGTLASFWQQSGRAGRAGDDALVVFVARDDPLDTYLAHHPKALLERPVEAAVLDPTNPYVLAPHLACAAAESALTVKELDDFGGHAARSVLDGLVADSLLRRRPSGWYWTSRDRPHSDVDIRGSGVEQVAVVEADTSRLLGTVDGAAACGTVHPGAVYLHRGESYVVDELDLERGIAFVHAEDPEWSTSARDVVDIEILDTVEKRTYGGVTVNLGYVAVTSRVVGYLRRLPSGEVLDHVPLDLPEQVLHTRAVWYTIAEPLLCGADEGPGTRTGVKPARVPGALHAAEHAAIGLLPLFATCDRWDIGGVSTAVHADTGEATVFVHDGHPGGAGFADRGYAAFVPWLTATREAVISCECPAGCPSCVQSPKCGNGNEPLDKAGAVAVLDLVLAAVGEAAAAHDHSDAHAAEDSTGTT from the coding sequence GTGACCGACACGGCTGAGACGCGCGCTCGCCGCCTGCTCCGCAGAGCGACGGCGGGAGTACCGGAGGACGACTATCCGGTCACGCACATCGCCGACCTCCCCGCCCGCCATGCCCGTGCCACCGACTGGCCCGGCTGGGTGCCCGATGCGGTACTCGCCGCCGTCACCGCGACGGGCGTCGACAGGCCATGGGAACACCAGGTCGAGGCGGCATCCACGGCGTGGTCGGGGCACAACGTCGTCGTGGCGACGGGGACGTCGTCCGGGAAGTCGCTGGCCTACCAACTGCCCGTGCTGTCACGACTGGCGACCGACGGAAGGGCGACCGCTCTCTACCTGTCGCCGACGAAGGCGCTCGCCGGCGACCAACTACGTTCGGTGTCCGATATGGACGTCCAGGGTGTCCGGCCCGCGCGCTACGACGGTGACACCCCGCAGAGCGAACGCGGATGGGTGAGGGACCACGCACGCTGGGTCTTCACGAACCCCGACATGCTGCATCGGGGAATCCTGCCCGCACATCCTCGCTGGGCGCGGTTCTTCCGCGGGCTCTCCTACGTGGTCGTCGACGAGTGCCACGGCTACCGAGGGGTGTTCGGTTCCCACGTGGCGCTCCTGCTGCGGCGGCTGCGGCGCATCGCGCGACGTTACGGGGCCGACCCCGTGTTCGTGCTCGCCTCGGCGACCACGGCGGAACCCGCCGAGTTCGCAGGCCGTCTGCTCGGCGCCGACTGCGTCGCCGTGACGGACGACGCCTCACCGCACGGAGCGCGCACGGTGGCGTTGTGGGAGCCCCCGCTGCTGGGCGAACTCGCGGGTGAGAACGACGCCCCCGTGCGCCGCTCCGCGGGTGCGGAGGCCGCCCGCATCCTCGCCGAACTCGTCATCGAGGGCGCGCGGACCCTCGCGTTCGTCCGATCCCGCCGGGGCGCGGAGCTCACCGCTCTCGGAGCCCAGCGCATTCTCGCCGAGGTCGCGCCCGAGCTGGCGGACAAGGTCGCCGCCTACCGCGCGGGCTACCTGCCCGAGGAGCGACGCGCACTGGAGTCGGCGTTGCTCGACGGCGAACTGCTCGGGGTCGCCACCACGAACGCCCTGGAACTCGGAGTGGACATCTCCGGTCTCGACGCCGTGGTCATCGCCGGATACCCGGGGACGCTGGCCTCGTTCTGGCAGCAGTCGGGCCGCGCCGGGCGGGCGGGAGACGACGCCCTCGTGGTGTTCGTGGCGCGCGACGACCCGCTCGACACCTACCTCGCACATCATCCGAAGGCACTGCTCGAACGGCCCGTCGAGGCGGCGGTGCTCGACCCCACCAACCCGTACGTCCTCGCGCCGCACCTCGCCTGCGCGGCTGCGGAGTCGGCGTTGACGGTGAAGGAGCTGGACGACTTCGGCGGTCATGCGGCTCGCTCGGTACTGGACGGGCTGGTCGCGGACTCGCTGCTGCGCCGACGTCCGAGCGGGTGGTACTGGACGTCGCGGGACCGGCCGCATTCCGATGTGGACATCCGTGGTTCCGGTGTGGAGCAGGTGGCGGTGGTGGAGGCCGACACGTCGCGGCTGCTCGGCACCGTCGACGGCGCCGCGGCGTGCGGCACCGTTCATCCCGGGGCCGTGTACCTGCACCGCGGTGAGTCCTATGTGGTCGACGAGCTGGATCTGGAGCGGGGCATCGCCTTCGTCCATGCCGAGGACCCGGAATGGAGTACGTCGGCCAGGGACGTGGTGGACATCGAGATTCTGGACACGGTGGAGAAGCGCACCTACGGCGGTGTCACGGTGAATCTCGGGTACGTGGCGGTGACGTCGCGCGTCGTGGGTTACCTGCGACGGCTGCCGTCCGGTGAGGTGCTCGACCACGTTCCGCTCGATCTCCCAGAGCAGGTTCTGCACACCCGGGCGGTGTGGTACACGATCGCCGAGCCGCTGCTGTGCGGCGCCGACGAGGGGCCGGGGACGCGTACCGGTGTGAAACCGGCACGTGTCCCCGGCGCCCTGCATGCCGCCGAGCACGCGGCGATCGGCCTGCTACCGCTGTTCGCGACGTGCGATCGCTGGGACATCGGCGGTGTGTCGACCGCCGTGCACGCGGACACCGGGGAGGCAACGGTGTTCGTGCACGACGGTCATCCCGGGGGCGCTGGTTTCGCCGACCGGGGGTACGCCGCTTTCGTTCCCTGGCTCACCGCGACGCGGGAGGCCGTGATCTCCTGCGAGTGCCCGGCGGGGTGCCCGTCCTGCGTTCAGTCGCCCAAGTGCGGGAACGGCAACGAACCGCTGGACAAGGCGGGGGCGGTGGCCGTGCTGGACCTGGTCCTGGCCGCGGTGGGGGAAGCAGCGGCCGCACACGACCACTCCGACGCTCACGCGGCCGAGGACTCGACGGGCACGACCTGA
- a CDS encoding bifunctional DNA primase/polymerase, producing MVDTEWPNSWRAAFRIELRAEAIGLAWRGWPVVPGTYPDADTTVGTPYTETLWTRPAPAHSDWQSRIGAHPQQVAAWWTGRPYSVLVATGTLVDAIEVDDHLGRRAAMLLRGTGRPAPIVAMPNGRWLFLVASADHLPRELDEAETVEWHGEGSWIPLPPTPFHHGVVHWRVKPDVWGWNLPPAPVVHDVLVRALNDVSAPRTDVPQVVPVESSAA from the coding sequence ATGGTGGACACTGAATGGCCGAATAGCTGGCGCGCTGCCTTCCGCATCGAACTGAGGGCCGAGGCCATCGGCCTCGCGTGGCGCGGCTGGCCGGTGGTGCCGGGCACGTACCCGGACGCCGACACCACGGTCGGCACACCGTACACCGAGACACTGTGGACCAGGCCGGCTCCCGCGCACAGCGACTGGCAGAGCCGCATCGGCGCCCACCCCCAGCAGGTGGCCGCTTGGTGGACCGGACGTCCCTACAGCGTCCTCGTCGCCACCGGCACTCTCGTCGACGCCATCGAGGTGGACGACCATCTCGGGCGGCGTGCCGCGATGCTGCTGCGGGGCACAGGCCGGCCCGCCCCGATCGTGGCGATGCCGAACGGACGCTGGCTCTTCCTCGTCGCGTCGGCCGACCACCTGCCCCGGGAACTGGACGAGGCGGAGACCGTCGAGTGGCACGGCGAGGGCAGTTGGATTCCGCTGCCCCCGACCCCGTTCCACCACGGCGTGGTGCACTGGCGGGTGAAGCCCGACGTCTGGGGGTGGAACCTTCCGCCCGCGCCGGTCGTCCACGACGTCCTCGTGCGTGCCCTGAACGATGTGTCCGCCCCGCGCACCGACGTGCCTCAGGTCGTGCCCGTCGAGTCCTCGGCCGCGTGA
- a CDS encoding Rv3654c family TadE-like protein has product MATVWAACAIAALLALAGLVWTLAGVLVTRQHAAGVADLAALAAAGRSVDGETVACAHARDLARAMASRVADCRLRGWDAEVIVHVDVGASLGLGGTVSARARAGPVEQWAGDVGGGIAGIAAADAGR; this is encoded by the coding sequence ATGGCCACGGTGTGGGCTGCCTGCGCGATCGCGGCGTTGCTCGCCCTCGCCGGGTTGGTGTGGACGTTGGCCGGTGTCCTGGTGACCCGGCAGCATGCGGCGGGTGTGGCCGACCTGGCGGCCCTCGCGGCAGCCGGGCGGTCGGTCGACGGGGAGACCGTCGCGTGCGCGCACGCTCGGGACCTCGCCCGAGCGATGGCGTCGCGCGTGGCCGACTGCCGCCTTCGGGGATGGGACGCCGAGGTGATCGTGCACGTCGACGTGGGCGCCTCGCTTGGGCTGGGTGGGACCGTGAGTGCCCGCGCGCGAGCCGGCCCGGTCGAGCAGTGGGCGGGCGACGTAGGCGGAGGAATCGCCGGGATCGCCGCGGCGGACGCGGGGCGCTGA
- a CDS encoding TadE family type IV pilus minor pilin, translating to MRDRPHGDGRPHDRGAVTVEAAIAVCALVAVLGLILAGVAAVVDQLRCTDAATQAARLLARGTSEAVAEQLVEATAPNGATMTVSRDEEAVIVRVGATPVGGLLPGVVVRAEARAALEPGVRDADAPR from the coding sequence ATGCGCGACAGGCCACACGGCGACGGTCGTCCCCACGACCGCGGCGCCGTCACCGTGGAAGCAGCGATCGCGGTCTGCGCACTCGTCGCCGTGCTCGGCCTGATCCTCGCCGGTGTGGCGGCGGTCGTCGACCAACTGCGTTGCACGGACGCCGCCACCCAGGCAGCCCGGCTGCTCGCCCGTGGCACCTCGGAGGCGGTGGCCGAGCAACTGGTCGAGGCGACGGCGCCGAACGGCGCCACGATGACGGTCAGCCGGGACGAGGAGGCCGTGATCGTGCGAGTCGGCGCCACACCCGTCGGCGGCCTGTTGCCAGGTGTCGTCGTCCGGGCGGAAGCGCGGGCAGCACTCGAACCGGGTGTGAGGGACGCCGATGCTCCGCGGTGA
- a CDS encoding DUF4244 domain-containing protein gives MLTRLFARTAPDDGMSTAEYAIGTLAAAALAAVLYAVLTGDAVQDGLSSVVEQAISVDL, from the coding sequence ATGCTCACCCGACTCTTCGCACGAACCGCGCCCGATGACGGCATGTCCACCGCCGAGTACGCCATCGGGACGCTTGCCGCGGCCGCTCTGGCCGCGGTGTTGTACGCGGTGCTCACCGGCGACGCGGTGCAGGACGGCCTGTCCTCGGTCGTGGAGCAGGCGATCTCCGTGGACCTCTGA
- a CDS encoding type II secretion system F family protein — protein sequence MSVAGAVALTAVAMLVVPPAAAPRLRALVRAGAKADRSASARIRRLVRRRGGSSARSPESSSSDSALALDLLSACLSAGIPVPTAVSAVADATTGPTAEALKATAHALSLGASPDMAWQRAREHPSTADLARAACRTASSGSALAAHTSTLAERLRSTEADRIEARAQRTSVLVAGPLGLCFLPAFFCLGVIPVVLGLASRLHVLP from the coding sequence GTGAGCGTGGCCGGAGCGGTGGCCCTGACCGCGGTCGCGATGCTGGTCGTACCACCTGCGGCCGCCCCCAGACTGCGTGCACTGGTCCGTGCCGGGGCGAAAGCTGATCGGTCGGCGAGCGCCAGGATTCGGCGCCTCGTGCGGCGCCGCGGGGGCTCCAGTGCCCGATCTCCGGAGTCGTCGTCGAGCGACTCGGCGCTGGCGCTCGATCTGTTGAGTGCGTGCTTGTCGGCCGGTATCCCGGTGCCGACGGCGGTGTCGGCCGTCGCGGATGCGACCACCGGCCCCACAGCAGAGGCGCTGAAGGCGACTGCTCATGCGCTGTCGCTGGGCGCGAGCCCGGACATGGCCTGGCAACGCGCTCGGGAGCATCCGTCGACAGCGGATCTCGCTCGCGCCGCGTGCCGAACGGCGTCGTCCGGCAGCGCGTTGGCCGCTCACACGTCCACACTCGCCGAGCGCCTCCGCAGTACCGAAGCGGACCGGATCGAAGCGCGCGCCCAGCGGACGAGCGTCCTGGTCGCCGGACCGTTGGGCCTGTGCTTCCTTCCCGCCTTCTTCTGTCTGGGGGTGATCCCGGTCGTCCTCGGCCTCGCCAGCCGACTGCACGTACTGCCGTGA
- a CDS encoding type II secretion system F family protein — MLIPALLSVAVALLSWPSRTGAQRLARLVPVPAASGVGRRWRARGVVAALTVSAGVVVGVAGVLVVVACGLLVAAVLLFRRDRRRARAAVEELDELASAFRGVVGELRVGTHPVAALEAVAGEASPGVAARLRALAASVRLPGSAARERGAEPSDGAVGHIERLVARAGAAWSLTARHGVPVADIVGALHRDVDTRARSARRLDARLAGARAGAAVLATLPVAGVALGEVMGAAPVHVLTGTAAGSMAFVVGAGLVLAGVAWTSRLTRQVLP, encoded by the coding sequence GTGCTGATCCCGGCCTTGTTGAGTGTCGCCGTCGCCCTGCTGTCGTGGCCGTCGAGGACCGGAGCGCAGCGGCTCGCGCGACTCGTGCCGGTTCCGGCCGCGAGTGGAGTGGGGCGGCGATGGCGGGCCCGCGGTGTGGTGGCGGCGCTGACGGTGTCGGCGGGCGTGGTGGTGGGTGTCGCCGGAGTCCTGGTCGTGGTGGCGTGCGGCTTGCTCGTGGCGGCGGTGCTGCTGTTCCGGCGTGATCGGCGCCGTGCCCGCGCCGCTGTGGAGGAACTGGACGAACTCGCCTCGGCGTTTCGAGGAGTCGTCGGTGAGCTGCGAGTGGGAACGCACCCCGTGGCGGCACTGGAGGCCGTCGCGGGCGAGGCGTCGCCGGGGGTCGCGGCGCGTCTGCGGGCGTTGGCGGCCTCGGTACGACTGCCTGGCAGCGCAGCCAGGGAGCGGGGTGCAGAGCCATCCGATGGGGCGGTGGGCCACATCGAACGTCTGGTGGCACGGGCAGGTGCCGCGTGGTCGTTGACCGCTCGGCACGGTGTTCCGGTCGCCGACATCGTCGGTGCGCTGCACCGTGACGTGGACACCAGGGCGCGATCGGCACGCCGGCTCGACGCTCGGTTGGCCGGTGCGCGAGCGGGGGCGGCGGTGTTGGCGACGCTTCCCGTGGCGGGAGTCGCGCTCGGCGAGGTCATGGGAGCCGCGCCCGTGCACGTGCTGACCGGGACGGCGGCCGGGTCGATGGCGTTCGTCGTGGGCGCCGGCTTGGTGTTGGCAGGTGTGGCATGGACGTCACGTCTGACGAGGCAGGTGCTCCCGTGA
- a CDS encoding TadA family conjugal transfer-associated ATPase: MSTDLVERVKARLAGTEGVTDARAVADAVRAEAGGVAGHLDVLAALKLLDDELVGVGPLERLLGSPEVTDILVTAPDEVWVDGPDGLRRTDVRFASEDAVRGLAQRLALAAGRRLDDAQPFVDGWLPGSGPAGRIRLHAVLPPVAAEGTCLSLRVLRPATHDLRSLRRLGTVDDAGLALLEAIVSARLAFLVTGATGSGKSTLLAALLGAVDTAERIVCVEDVGELQPKHPQFVRLVARPPNVEGAGEVTLRELVRQALRMRPDRLVVGEVRGREVVELLTALNTGHDGGAGTLHANAPAEVPARLEALAALGGLSREALHSQLAAAVQIVLHMKRGPSGRRTLAEIGMVRREGEAVRVDTVWRPGERLTRDSELTTVLVARRNSPRAGRVGAASC; encoded by the coding sequence ATGAGTACCGATCTGGTCGAAAGGGTCAAGGCCCGGCTCGCCGGTACGGAGGGCGTCACGGACGCGAGAGCCGTGGCGGACGCCGTGCGGGCGGAGGCGGGCGGTGTCGCGGGGCACCTCGACGTGCTCGCCGCGCTGAAACTGCTTGACGACGAGCTCGTCGGGGTCGGGCCGTTGGAGCGGCTTCTCGGCTCGCCGGAGGTCACCGACATCCTCGTCACGGCTCCCGACGAGGTGTGGGTCGACGGCCCGGACGGACTACGACGCACCGATGTGCGGTTCGCGAGTGAGGACGCCGTGCGCGGGCTCGCTCAGCGGTTGGCGTTGGCGGCCGGACGCAGGCTCGACGACGCACAGCCCTTTGTGGATGGATGGCTGCCCGGAAGCGGGCCCGCGGGCCGGATCCGGTTGCATGCCGTGCTCCCTCCGGTGGCGGCCGAGGGAACGTGCCTGTCGCTGCGCGTGTTGCGGCCTGCCACGCACGACCTGCGTTCCCTCCGCAGACTCGGCACGGTCGACGATGCCGGTCTCGCGTTGCTGGAGGCCATCGTGTCCGCCCGCTTGGCCTTTCTGGTGACCGGCGCGACGGGGTCCGGCAAGAGCACACTGCTGGCCGCGCTTCTGGGAGCCGTCGACACCGCGGAACGCATCGTGTGCGTGGAGGACGTCGGGGAACTGCAACCGAAGCATCCACAGTTCGTGCGGCTCGTGGCGAGGCCACCCAACGTGGAGGGAGCCGGCGAGGTGACGCTGAGGGAGCTTGTCCGCCAGGCGCTGCGGATGAGGCCCGATCGGCTCGTCGTGGGAGAGGTACGGGGCCGTGAGGTCGTCGAGCTGCTCACCGCCCTGAACACCGGCCACGACGGTGGTGCGGGCACCTTGCACGCCAATGCTCCCGCCGAGGTCCCCGCCCGTCTCGAAGCGCTGGCCGCGCTCGGCGGACTCTCCCGGGAGGCGCTGCACAGTCAGCTCGCCGCGGCCGTGCAGATCGTTCTGCACATGAAGCGAGGGCCGTCGGGCCGGAGAACGCTCGCCGAGATCGGCATGGTGCGTCGCGAGGGCGAGGCGGTGCGGGTGGACACCGTCTGGCGTCCGGGCGAGCGGCTGACGCGCGACTCCGAACTGACCACCGTGCTCGTGGCGCGCCGCAACTCGCCGCGCGCGGGCCGGGTGGGTGCGGCATCGTGCTGA
- a CDS encoding SDR family NAD(P)-dependent oxidoreductase encodes MTEPLTQSTRVALITGGSAGIGAATALRLAADGFDIAVTYRRDDQRAHAVVNAVEAAGQRALAIRADSGEPGAIEAVVARTAHVLGRLDVLVNNAGEFTVAPVEGLTLDDFDRTMAVNVRAPFASVKAALAYLGDGGRIVHIGSNIAERAILPGFSAYATSKAALVGMAKALGRELGPRGITVNVVHPGPTDTDTNPASGPNASTIGSFTALGRYASPDEVAAAVSFLAGDGGRYVTGTAISVDGGFSA; translated from the coding sequence ATGACCGAACCACTGACACAGTCCACACGCGTCGCCCTCATCACCGGAGGTAGCGCGGGAATCGGCGCGGCGACGGCGCTGCGCCTGGCCGCCGACGGTTTCGACATCGCCGTCACGTACCGGCGCGACGACCAGCGGGCTCATGCCGTGGTGAACGCCGTCGAAGCCGCCGGACAGCGAGCACTCGCCATCCGAGCCGACAGCGGTGAGCCCGGCGCGATCGAGGCCGTCGTCGCCCGGACCGCGCACGTACTCGGACGACTCGACGTCCTGGTGAACAACGCGGGAGAGTTCACGGTGGCTCCCGTGGAGGGACTCACCCTCGACGACTTCGACCGCACCATGGCCGTCAACGTCCGGGCTCCGTTCGCGTCGGTGAAGGCGGCGTTGGCATACCTGGGCGACGGCGGTCGCATCGTCCACATCGGAAGCAACATCGCCGAACGCGCGATCTTGCCCGGCTTCTCGGCCTACGCGACGAGCAAAGCTGCCCTCGTCGGCATGGCCAAGGCGCTCGGGCGTGAGCTCGGGCCTCGCGGGATCACGGTGAACGTGGTTCATCCCGGGCCGACCGACACCGACACCAACCCGGCGAGCGGACCGAACGCATCGACGATCGGTTCCTTCACGGCGCTGGGCCGGTACGCGTCCCCGGACGAGGTCGCCGCAGCCGTGTCGTTCCTCGCCGGCGACGGCGGGCGCTACGTGACGGGCACGGCGATCAGCGTGGACGGTGGCTTCTCCGCCTGA
- the ssd gene encoding septum site-determining protein Ssd has protein sequence MTDNRPLVVVADDVVRDHVTRLAAAVGCELRYAHDLAAARSSWAEAPLVLLDRVTGATSDSHGLPRRANVLLVRADAPAQEEWRAAVSLGVDSVALLPADEDLVVTALADVVERPSAREGRVLAVVGGRGGAGASVLAASVAVTAARSGEAALLVDCDALGGGVDLVLGTEADDGLRWPDLTMSAGRVSMAELDAALPARRRGRGRLSVLSCDRVGAGPTDVALAAVVDAGRRAGRTVVCDLPRHADRAADEVLHRADLTVLVVPADVRGCVAAACVRRRLSEHTSRVEAVVRGHATGGLAEADIVDAVGVPVLAWTGHDNAVGRILDRGAFRPTQRLARAARTILATLA, from the coding sequence GTGACCGACAACCGTCCACTCGTGGTCGTCGCCGACGACGTCGTGCGCGATCACGTCACTCGACTGGCGGCGGCGGTGGGCTGCGAGCTTCGCTACGCCCATGATCTGGCCGCGGCACGGTCGTCGTGGGCGGAGGCTCCGCTTGTCCTGCTCGACCGCGTCACCGGAGCCACGAGCGACTCGCACGGGCTACCGCGGCGCGCCAACGTGCTGCTCGTGCGCGCCGACGCTCCGGCTCAGGAGGAGTGGAGGGCCGCGGTGTCCTTGGGAGTGGACTCCGTCGCCCTCCTGCCCGCCGACGAGGACCTCGTGGTCACCGCGCTCGCCGACGTCGTCGAACGGCCGAGCGCGCGTGAGGGCAGGGTGCTCGCCGTGGTGGGCGGACGTGGTGGCGCCGGAGCCTCGGTACTGGCCGCGAGCGTGGCGGTGACCGCCGCGCGGTCGGGCGAGGCCGCACTCCTCGTCGACTGCGACGCGCTCGGCGGTGGTGTCGACCTCGTGCTGGGCACGGAGGCCGACGACGGGCTGCGCTGGCCCGACCTCACGATGTCGGCGGGCCGCGTGTCGATGGCGGAGCTCGACGCCGCCCTGCCCGCGCGGCGACGAGGTCGGGGACGGCTGTCGGTGCTGTCGTGCGACCGCGTGGGTGCGGGACCCACCGACGTCGCTCTGGCCGCCGTGGTCGACGCGGGACGGCGGGCGGGCCGGACGGTGGTGTGCGACCTGCCTCGGCACGCGGACCGCGCGGCCGACGAGGTGTTGCACCGAGCCGATCTCACGGTGCTCGTCGTGCCCGCCGACGTTCGAGGCTGTGTCGCGGCCGCGTGTGTGCGTCGTCGCCTGAGCGAGCACACCTCTCGCGTCGAGGCCGTGGTCCGGGGGCATGCCACGGGTGGCCTCGCCGAGGCCGACATCGTGGACGCCGTCGGCGTCCCGGTGCTGGCGTGGACCGGCCACGACAACGCGGTCGGCCGGATTCTCGACCGAGGTGCGTTCCGGCCTACTCAGCGGCTCGCGAGGGCGGCGCGGACGATCCTCGCCACCCTCGCGTGA
- a CDS encoding HAD family hydrolase — protein sequence MPAPDKTTTATSAAFFDLDKTIIASSSALAFSKPFLRQGLINRRAALKSAYAQLMFALSGADADRTERLRAEISRMCTGWDVSQVQAIVRETLHDVVAPLVYAEAAELIEQHKAEGRDVIVLSATGEEVVRPIAEMLGITHSMGSRMEIVDGRYSGKLDFYCYGEYKAVAARRIASEHGYDLADCHAYSDSSTDIPLLEVVGHPHVVNPDKALRRLAQERDWPIHTFANPVSVRTRIPTTTAAVAVGLGVSAVAAGATLFGLSRRKQRESPSRN from the coding sequence GTGCCCGCACCCGACAAGACCACGACCGCCACCTCGGCGGCGTTCTTCGACCTCGACAAGACCATCATCGCCTCGTCCAGCGCGCTGGCGTTCAGCAAGCCGTTCCTGCGGCAAGGGCTGATCAACCGCCGTGCCGCGTTGAAGAGCGCCTACGCACAGCTGATGTTCGCGCTCTCCGGAGCCGACGCCGATCGAACGGAGCGCCTTCGCGCCGAGATCTCCCGCATGTGCACGGGCTGGGACGTGAGTCAGGTCCAGGCCATCGTGAGGGAGACGTTGCACGACGTGGTCGCGCCGCTGGTGTACGCGGAGGCGGCCGAACTCATCGAGCAGCACAAGGCCGAGGGCCGGGACGTCATCGTCCTGTCGGCCACCGGCGAGGAGGTCGTGCGACCGATCGCCGAGATGCTCGGGATCACCCACAGCATGGGCAGTCGGATGGAGATCGTCGACGGGCGCTACTCGGGCAAACTCGACTTCTACTGCTACGGCGAGTACAAGGCCGTGGCGGCGCGCCGGATCGCCAGTGAGCACGGCTACGACCTGGCCGACTGCCACGCCTACAGCGACTCGAGCACCGACATCCCCTTGCTGGAGGTCGTCGGGCACCCCCACGTGGTGAACCCGGACAAGGCGTTGCGGCGCCTCGCGCAGGAGCGCGACTGGCCGATCCACACGTTCGCCAACCCGGTGTCGGTGCGCACCCGCATCCCGACGACGACGGCGGCCGTGGCGGTGGGGCTCGGAGTCAGCGCCGTGGCGGCGGGCGCCACGCTCTTCGGCCTCTCCCGGCGGAAACAGCGCGAGTCGCCTTCACGCAACTGA